The DNA sequence CGAGCAGGTGGCGGCGTACCTGACGTTCGTCGCTGAGGAGGTGCGCCACGGCCTGGCCGCGCTGGGCGTGCGGTCGCTGGAAGAGGCGATCGGCCGGGTCGACCTGCTCGAACCCCGCCCCGCCGAGGGCCGCGCCGCGCGGCTCGACGTGACGCCACTGCTGGCCGACGTCGGGGAGGAACCGCGCCGGTTCACCGGGACGCTGCCGATCCAGCGGCCCCACAGCGACATGGATGCACAGGTCTTCGACGACGCGCTAGAGACCGTCTTCCTCGGTGGAGTCGTCGAGTACGTCTACGAGGTGCGCAACGCCGACCGCACGGTCGGTGCGCGTCTGGGTGGAGCGATCGGGCTCGAGTTCGGCCGCAGCGCACCGAACGGCACCGCCCGGCTGCGGTTCCACGGCGAGGCCGGCCAGTCGTTCGGTGCGTTCCTGTCCGACGGCGTCGAGCTGGTCCTCACCGGCGAGGCCAACGACTACGTCGGCAAGGGCATGGCCGGCGGGCGCATCACGATCCGCCCGCCGGACGACGACGCCGGCGACCCGGTCCTGCTGGGCAACACCGTCCTGTACGGCGCCACCGGCGGGGAGCTGTTCGCCGCCGGCCGGGCCGGCGAACGGTTCGCTGTGCGCAACTCCGGGGCGTGGGCGGTGGTCGAGGGGACCGGCGACCACGCCTGCGAGTACATGACCAACGGTGTGGTGGTCATCCTCGGACCGACCGGGAACAACCTCGGTGCGGGGATGAGCGGCGGTGAGGCGTTCATCTACGACCCGACCTCGGAGGTGCTGGCCAAGGTCAACCGCCAGCTGGTCGAGGCTCGCCGCCCCGACGGCTACCAGCTGCAGGCGCTGTACGACCTCGTGGCGCGGCACGCGACGCAGACCGGTTCGCGGCGGGCGGCGCAGCTGCTGGCCGACTGGGGCGTCACCCGCGACCACTTCTGGCGGGTCGCACCCAAGAGCGAACTGGAGCGGGTGGCATCGGCGGAGGGGGCCCAGGCCACCCAGAGGTGAGCGCCGCGAGTTCCGGTGGCGGCTGACCCAGTCGGGCCGGGTGCCGGCGCTCACGGTTCCTGCGCCGGCACGGCTAGCCTGACCGGCTGGCGGAGAGGTCCCAACGCCAGGGGTCGCCAGTGGGGAAGGTCCGCAGCGTGCTGGCTGCAGCCTGCCTGATTGTGGTGACGGCTGTCGCTGGGGCGGCGGGGGCGGACGATCTGGACGCGGTGCGGGCGCGCCGCGCCGACCTGCAGGGGCGGTTGGACGCCGCGGCGCAACGCCTGGCCGACATCGAGGCCCGCGCCGGCGAACTCGCGACCGAGCGTGACGCGCTCGCGCAGCAGCTGGCCACCTTCCAGACGGAGATCCAGGCCGCGGCCGGTCGGACCCAGGACCGGGTCCGGTCGCTGTACAAGCGCGGCCCGGTCGATCCGATGATCGTGATGCTCACCACCGAGGACCCCGGCGAAGCCCTGGAGCGGGCCGCGATCGTCGCCGGCCTGGTCCGTGACGACCGAGCCGTCGGCGAGGCGGCCGCGGCGAGACGGGTCCAGACCGCTGCGGTGGCCTCCCGGCTCGAGGAGCGCCAGGCGGAGCTCGACGCGGCCGTCGCCGCGCAGCGGGGGGCGTGGGCGGGCCTGCAAGCCGACCTGCAGGAGGCTGCGGCCCTGGAGCGACGGCTGGAGGAGGAGGCCCGCCGCCGCGCAGAAGCCGAGGCCCGCCGTCGTGCGGCGCAGCAGGCCAGCCGTCGTGCTGCCCAGCAGACGCGTCGCCGTGCCGCCGCGGCCAGCCGCGCCGCCGCCCCGGCCGCCGCCCCGGCCGCCGCCCCGCGGGTCGCCGGCGCCTACGCCTGCCCGGTCGGGCAGCCGCGGACCTTCACCGACACCTGGGGAGCGCCACGCTCGGGCGGCCGCCGCCACCGCGGCACCGACATCCTCGCCCCCTACGGCACGCCGATCTACGCCGTGACCGACGGCGTGGTCGACATCCGCTCGTACGGTTCCAGCGCCGGGAACTGGGCGATCTTCCGGGGAGCGAACGGCGACCAGTACTGGTACCTGCACCTGCAGTCGTGGACGGTCCGTGACGGGGCGCGGGTCCGTGCCGGGACACAGATCGGGACCAACGGCGACACGGGCAACGCGCGGGGCACCCCGCACCTGCACTTCGAGCGTCACCCCGGCGGAGGCGGGGCGGTCAACCCGTACTCGTTCCTGCGCCGCATCTGCTGACTGGCCCGGTCACCCGGCTGTGGCGCGGGGGTCGGCGCGACCCGGTGCCGGCCGTGGACACCGGGTTGCGGTGACGCGTCTCGCGCGTCGATCGCCGGTACCCTCACGTCGCGCCGCGGACGATCGTCGCCCGCCGAGCGCACCGGCTGTTCGATGACCCCACCCCCCCAGCCCCAGACCCAGCCCCAGACCCAGGCCCAGACCCAGGCCCAGACCCTCCACCACGTTGTGGTCCGCTTCGCGGGCGACTCCGGCGACGGCATGCAGCTGACGGGCGACCGGTTCACCGTCCAGACCGCCGAGGTGGGGAACGACCTGGCGACGCTCCCGGACTACCCGGCGGAGATCCGCGCGCCGGCCGGGACCACTGCCGGGGTCTCGTCGTTCCAGCTGCAGTTCAGCGACGAGGACATCCTCACCCCCGGCGACGCCCCGGACGTGCTCGTCGCGATGAACGCCGCCGCTTTGAACAAGCACCTGGGCGACCTGCCGCGCGGAGCGACCCTGATCGTCAACGGCGACGGGTTCGACCGCGGCAACCTCAAGAAGGCCGGGTACGTCACCAACCCGCTCGAGGACGGGTCCCTGGACCCCTACCGGGTGTACGAGGTGGCCCTCAACGAGCTCACCGGCCGTGCTCTGCAGGGCATGGTCGAGCAGAAGCAGATCACCAGCAAGGACGCCAGCCGGGCGAAGAACATGTTCGCTCTGGGGCTGGTGTCGTGGATGTTCTCCCGGCCGATCGACTCGACCGTGTCGTGGCTGCAGGAGAAGTTCGCCAAAGCTCCGGCCATCGCCGCGGCCAACGTCGGAGCGCTCAAGGCCGGCTTCCACTTCGGCGAGACCACCGAGCTGTTCTCGCACCGCTACGAGGTGAAGCCCGCCAAGCTCCCACCCGGGCGCTACCGCAACATCAGTGGCAACCTCGCGTTGGCGTACGGCCTGATCGCCGCGAGCGTGCAATCGGGTTTGCCGCTGTTCTACGGCTCGTACCCGATCACCCCGGCGTCGGACATCCTGCACGAGCTGTCCCGTCACAAGCGATTCGGTGTGCGCACGTTCCAGGCCGAGGACGAGATCGCCGCGGTCGGTGCCGCGCTCGGCGCGTCGTTCGGAGGGGCGCTGGGGGTCACGGCGTCGTCGGGTCCCGGCCTGGCGCTCAAGGCCGAGACGATGGGGTTGGCCGTCGCGGTCGAGTTGCCGCTGGTGGTCGTCGACGTGCAGCGCGGTGGCCCCTCTACCGGGCTGCCCACCAAGACCGAGCAGGCCGACCTGCTGCAGGTGATGTTCGGCCGCAACGGCGAAGCGCCCGTCCCGGTGGTCGCCGCGCGCTCTCCTGGTGACTGCTTCTCGGCGGCGCTGGAGGCAGCACGTCTCGCCCTGCGCTACCGCACCCCCGTGGTGTTGCTCTCCGACGGGTACCTGGCCAACGGAAGCGAACCGTGGCGGATCCCCGACGTCGACCACCTGCCGAACCTGGCGGCCGAGTTCGCCACCGAGCCCAACGCCGAGGACGGCACCTTCCAGCCGTTCCGGCGTGACCCGCAGACGTTGGCGCGCCCGTGGGCGCTGCCGGGCACCCCCGGCCTCGAGCACCGCATCGGAGGCCTGGAGAAGGCGGACGTCACTGGGGACATCTCCTACGACCCCGACAACCACCACCGTATGACGCTGCTGCGGCAGGCGAAGATCGACGGGATCGCTGCGGACATCGGCGCACCCGAGGTCGACGGCAACGACCACGCTGACCTGCTTGTGGTCGGCTGGGGATCCACCTACGGGCCGATCCGGGCGGCGGTGCAGCGTGTGCGCCAGGCAGGGGGGAGCGTCGCGCATCTGCACCTGCGCCACCTCAACCCGTTCCCGGCGGGCCTCGGCGACGTCCTGGGCCGCTACGACCGGATCCTGGTGCCCGAGATGAACCTGGGGCAGCTGCGGATGCTGCTGCGCAGCCGCTACCTGGTCGAGGCCACCGGGTACAACCAGGTCCGTGGCCAGCCGTTCCGCGCCGCGGAGCTGCAGGAGGTCATCGAGGCGGTCCTCCGCGGGCGCGACCCACACCACCAGGAGGTGGCGGTATGACCCAGGGACGCACCCTGACCCGCAAGGACTTCACGTCCGACCAGGACGTGCGTTGGTGCCCCGGTTGCGGCGACTACGCCATCCTCGCTGCCGTCCAGGGCCTCCTGCCCGAGCTCGGCGCGGTCCCCGAGCGGACGGTGTTCGTCTCCGGGATCGGGTGCGCCGCCCGGTTCCCGTACTACATGGCCACCTACGGGTTGCACTCGATCCACGGCCGCGCCCCCGCGATCGCCACCGGCCTGGCGGTGACCCGCCCCGACCTCGACGTGTGGATCGTCACCGGCGACGGCGACGCGCTCTCGATCGGCGGCAACCATCTGATCCACGCGCTGCGCCGCAACGTCAACCTCAAAATCCTGCTGTTCAACAACGAGGTGTACGGGCTGACCAAGGGCCAGTACTCGCCGACCTCACGGGTCGGGCAGGTCACCAAGTCCTCGCCGATGGGGGCGATCGACCAGCCTTTCAACCCCATCAGCCTGGCGCTGGGGGCCGAGGCGACGTTCGTGGCCCGCACGCTCGACAACGACCGCGACCACCTGCAGCGCACGTTGCGGGCAGCCTACGAGCACCGCGGCACCGCGTTCATCGAGATCTTCCAGAACTGCATCGTCTTCAACGACGACGCGTTCCTGACGGTCCGCGATCGTGCGACCGGGGGCCACAACCGGATCGAGCTCGTGCACGGCCAGCCGATCGTGTTCGGCCCCGACGACGACCGCCGGGCGGTGGTGACCAAGGAGGGCGGCGGCGTGGAGGTCCTCCCGCTCCGGGAGGCAGGTGACCGGGTCGTGGTGCACGACGCGCACGCCGACGACCCGACGCGGGCGTTCGCCGTGTCGCGCCTGACCGACCGCGCCGGTCCGGCTCCCTTCGGGATCTTCCGCCAGGTCCAACGACCGCTGTACGAGGAGCTTCTCGACGCGCAGGTCGAGCAAGCGCAGGGTCACGGGACTGCCAACCTGTCAGCCCTGCTGTCCAGCGGCAACGTCTGGGACGTCCCCGGGGACTGACCGACGTCGGGTCGGGCTGGCGCGATGCTCGGCGCGCGGTCTGTATCCCTCAGCGACCTGCCGCGGCCCAGGGCCAGTCACGGGCGAAGGGTGTGGCAGGCGCCCTCACCCGCCACGGCGGGCCGGGTGGACGCGGTCGCAGCGGCGGCAGGTCGCCCGCACCGTGGTCGGCAGGATCTGGACGTCGAGTCGACCGCCGCAGCCGGCGCAGTGGCGTGGCGGGTCCAACTGCAGCTGCTCCACGCACGGTTCGTGTCCCGCTCCGCTGACCGTCGCGCGTCGGCCACACGCCGGGCAGAACGTCACCGTCACAGCAGCCCCTGCAGCGCCCGGACGGGGACGTCGAGCTCGGCGAGCATCGCCACGTCGTCCTGCGGTGTCCGCCCCAGCGTCGTGAGGTAGTTGCCGATGATCATCCCGTTGACGCCGCCGAGGATCCCCGCGGCTTGCAGGTCGCGCAGGGCGACCTCGCGGCCGCCGGCGTAACGCAGCAGGGTCCACGGCAGGATCAGCCGGAACAGGGCGATCGCGTGGAGCGCTTCGCGCGGCTGGAGCGGACGGCGGTCGGCCAGCGGTGTCCCCGGTCGTGGGTTGAGGAAGTTCAGGGGTGTCTCCGAGGGTTCGAACGCCGCCAGCTGGAGCGCCAGCTCCGCGCGCTGAGCGCGGGTCTCGCCCATCCCCACGATCCCGCCGGTGCACACGCGCATCCCGTGCTCGCGGACCAGATGCAGGGTCTCGGCTCGCTCCTCCCAGCTGTGGGAGGACACGATCCTGGCGAAGTAGGAACGGGCGGTTTCGAGGTTGTGGTTGTAGGTGACCACGCCGGCGTCGGACAGCCGGCGGGCCTGGTGGCTGTCGAGGATGCCGGCGCTGACCGCCACGCCGAGCTCGGTGGTGGCGTGCACCGCCGCGACCAGATCGAGGATGTGGCGCAGGAGCCGCTCGTCGGGGCCGCGGACGGCGAACACCAGGCAGAACTCGGTGGCCCCGCTGTCCTGTGCCTCCCGGGCGGCTGCGGCCACCTCGTCGGGGTCCAGCAGCGGCTGCGGTTTCACCGGCGAGGGGAACACCGACGACTGCGAGCAGAACGCGCAGTCCTCAGGACAGCCGCCGGTCTTGGCCGACACGATCGACTCCAGGGAGACCTCCGGGCCGGCCCAGGCGAGCCGGACGCGGTGTGCCAGCGCGAGGAGGTCGTCGAGGTGGTCGTCGCCGAGCTCGGCGAGCGCGAACGCGGCGTCGACCTCGATCGGCTCCATCCGTCCGACGAGAGCCGCCTCCACGTCGCTCAGGAGACGGTCGGGGTCGGCGAGGTACGCGGCGACCTCGCCGAGGTCGGGACGCGGATCGAGGCGCGAGGGATCAGCCACCACGGACGCTCCTGGATGATCGTTGGGTCACCGGCGCCCCAGCGTAGGCCGCACACGTCGGCCGGCGCGGGCGCGCCAGCACGCAGATGAGCGCGTCGCCCGCCGGGCGGTGCCGGCCGGCGGTGTCAGGTGCGGGCCGGAGCTGTCAGGTGCGGGGCGGCGGTGTCAGGTGCGGGCCGGAGCTGTCAGGTGCGGGGCGGCGGTGTCAGGTGCGGGCCGGAGCTGTCAGGGTGCGGGGCGGCGGTGTCAGGTGCGGGCCGGAGCTGTCAGGGTGCGGGGCGGCGGTGTCAGGTGCGGGCCGGAGCTGTCAGGTGGCGGGGCGGCGGAGACAGGTGCCCGCCGGGGCTGTCAGGGGTCCTCGTGCGCGACCGCGAGGCCCTCGCTTCGGTCCCAGACGCCGCCGAGCTCGGGAGCGAACCACCCGCAGCAGCGCCCGAGCCGGGGGACGCCGGCGAGGTCCAGTCGGGGAACCACGCCCGAGAGCCCGCACGGCGAGAGGCGGTCCAGTTCGGCGAGGTTGGTGCGGGTCGCCAGGTCCGGGTCGGGCGGGTAGCCGCACACCACCAGCCCGGCGAGCGCAACGCCCCGCGCGGCGAGCGCCTCCACGGTCAGCGTGGTGTGGTTGAGCGTGCCCAGGCCCGGCCGGGCGACGACCACGACCGGAAACTGCAGCGCAGCAGCCACGTCGACCACGGTCGTCCCGTCGGTGCCCAGCTCCACCAGCAGGCCACCGGCGCCCTCCACCACCAGGACCGCGCCGGGTTGGTCGGCCGCCGCGGCGGTGGGTGCGGCCAGGAGCTGCGTGCGTGTCAGTTGGCGCCCCGCGAGGCGGGCGCCCACGGCCGGGGCGACAGCCGGGTCGATGCGCGGTCCGCAGACGGCGGTCAGGCCCGTCAGCGACCGCACCGTGGCGGCGTCGTCGTCGCCGTCGGCGACGCCCGACTGCACCGGTTTGACGTAGACCACGTCGTGCCCTGCGTCGGCCCAGCAGCGCGCGAGTGCAGCGGCCACGACCGTCTTGCCCACTGCGGTGTCCGTGCCGCTGACGACCACGCCGCGGGGCGGGGTGGGTGGAGACGGTGACCCGGTCACGCCGCCGTCGCGGTCACCGCGTCGGTGAAGGCGTCGATCGCGAGGGCGATGTCCGCGTCGGTGTGCGTGGCCATCACGGTCGCGCGGAGACGTGCCGTGCCTTCTGGCACCGACGGGGGACGGATCGCGACGGCGAGCACTCCGCGGCGGGCGAGAGCCGCCATGGCGTCGAGCGTGGCGCGGTTGCTCCCGACCACGACGGGCACGATGCACGCGTGGGGTTCGGCCACAGCCAGGCCGGCGGCGGTGACGCCAGCGGCGAGCCCACGGGCGTGGGCGACCGCACGTGTACGCCGCTGCGGTTCCTGGCGTGCGAGGCGCAGCGCACACGCCGCTGCGGCCACCGCCGGCGCGGCGAGGGCGGTGTCGAAGATGAACGGCCGTGCCCGGTTGGTCAGAAGCCGGATCAGCGGGGCGCGGCCGACCACGAACCCGCCGGTCGAGCCCAGCGCCTTGGACAGGGTCCCGACCACGGCGTGCACCCGGCCTTCACAGCCCAGGGCCGCGACCGTTCCCCGCCCGTCGGGACCGACCACCCCGGTGCCGTGGGCGTCGTCGACCACGACTGCTGCGCCGTGCCGTTCCGCGGCGTCGCACAATGCGGGCAGCGGCGCGAGGTCGCCGTCCATGGAGAAGACCCCGTCGGTGACGAGCACGCGACGGCCGGGCGCATCGGCCAGGAGCCGCTCGGCGTGCTCCGCGTCGCCGTGGCGGTAGATCCGCACCTCCGCCCGTGACAGCCGGCAGGCGTCGACGATCGAGGCGTGGTTCAGCTCGTCGGACACGATCGTGTCCCCGGGCCCGGCCGTCACCGTCAGCACGCCGAGGTTGGCCAGGTAGCCCGACGAGAACAGCAGCGCGGCCTCCTCGCCCTTCCAGTCAGCCAACGTCGCCTCGAGCTCGCGGTGGGCTGCCTGCCCACCCGTGATCAGCCGCGAGGCACCCGACCCGGCACCGTGGGCGATCGCGGCGTCCGCGGCCGCTTCGGCGACGCGGCGATCGGTCGCCAGGCCGAGGTAGTTGTTGCTGCACAGGTGCAGCAGCCGGGGCGGGGCGCCGGGCTCCGGCGGCTCCTGCAGCTCGATCCACGGCTGGGGTCCGCCGGTGAGGTGGCGGAGATCGCGGAGCAGGTCCGCGTCGGCCAGCGCGTCCAGTTCGGCCGGCACCCACCCCAGGGGATCGTCGGGGCTCACCGAGCCAGCTCGCGGGTGACGCGATCGATCGCTGCGGTGGTGGCTGCCGCCAGGTGACTCAGGTCGTGGTCGTCCATGGCCGGTGCGGGCATGAGCACGACCACGTCGCCCAGTGGCCGCAGGATGATCCCGTCGTCGACCAGCGCCTCGCAGACCCGCTTCCCGGCGAGGAGCTGCGGGGGGAACGGCGTCTTGGTGGGGCGGTCGGCGACCAGCTCGATGCCGCACATCAGGCCGCGCTGGCGGACGTCGCCGACGTGGGGCAGGTCCCGGGTCGGGGCGAGCGCGTCGGCCAGGATGGCGGCCTTGTGACGCACGATCGCCGGCAGATCCTCGGCGACCAGCAGCTCCAGGTTGGCGTTCGCGACAGCGGCGGCCAGCGGGTTCCCGGAGTAGGAGTGGCCGTGGAAGAACGTGCGGCCCTGGGCCGGATCGCCCAGGAACGCCTCGTAGATCGCTTCGGTGGCCAGCGTGGCGCTCATCGCGGTGTAGCCGCCCGTCAGGCCCTTCCCGACCGCCAACAGGTCGGGTGCGACCCGCTCGAGGTCACACGCGAACGTCGCCCCGGTCCGACCGAAGCCGGTGGCGACCTCGTCGACGATCAGGAGCACGCCGTGACGGTCGCAGATGTCGCGCAGCCGAGCGAGGTGGCCGTCGGGGGCGGTGATCATCCCGGCGGCGCCCTGCACCAGCGGCTCGGTGATGACGGCCGCGACCAGGTGACCGTCGCGGGTCAGGACGTCGTCGAGCGCGTCGGCGCAGGCCAGACCACAGTCCGGGTGGGTGAGCCCCAGCGGACAGCGGTAGCAGTACGGCGACGGGATCCGGCGGGTCTCGAACAGCAGCTCGCGGTACAGGGCGTGGAACGTGTCGAAGCCGCCGACGCTGACCGCGCCGAGCGTGTCACCGTGGTAGGCGTTGTCGAGGCAGACGAACAGCCGCCGCTGATCCTCGCCGCGGTGTCGCCAGAATGCGAACGCCATCTTCAGGGCCACCTCGACCGCGGCCGCCCCGTTCTCGCTGAAGAACACCCGGGTCAGCCCGTCGGGTGCGAGGTCGACCAGCCGCTCGGCCAGCTCCACGGCAGGCGGGTTGGTCAACCCCAGGAAGGTGGCGTGAGGCAGGCGGTCCACCTGCTGGTGCAGGGCCGCGAGGAGCTCTGGCCGGTCGTGGCCCCACAGGTTGACCCACAGCGAGGAGTTGCCGTCGAGGAACCGGCGCCCGTCGGTGGTGACGAGCCAGCAGCCCTCCCCGCGCTCCACCACGAGCGGGGCGTCCTTGACCCAGGCCGCCTGCTGGGTGAACGGGTGCCACACGTAACGGTGGTCGCGGGTGGCGAGGTCGGCCGTGCGGTGGTCCATGGCGGCGGAAGCGTAGCCGGCGCAGATGTCGCTGCGGCAGCGATCATCGCAGGATGGTGGATCACGCACCGTGAGGCTGGCGCCGCACGTGTGACCGTGTCCGCGCGCGTGTCGTGTCCTGCTCCCTACCGTGCGGCACGTCGGGTGCAGCTCGTGGCTCGATGGCGACACGGTAGGTGCCACGGGTCTCGCTGCTCAGGGCTGTGCGGGTCGGATGTCGGGGGATCTGCAGGTGGGCGGTGACCGGCTGGGCTCGGGCAGGGGCGGCCGGCCGGGCTCGGGCAGGGGCTGCTGGGGGCCCCCGGGGAACTTCGCAGCATCGTCAACGCGGTCCCGACCAGCGCGCTCGCCACTGGGGCTGCCGCGGCTGGGGCTGCCACGTCTTGGAGTGCCGCCGCTTCCGCTGCCGCCGGTACTGCTGCGGCCGTTGTCGCCGGGCTCCACCCGGTCGGCGCTGTCGCTGCGGCCGGTGAGGTGGGTCAGGTCGGTGAGGTGGGTCAGGTCGGTGAGGTCGGCGCGGCCGGTGTGGCGGGCACGGGCTTGGGAGGCGGTCTCGCGCAGCGCGGTTGCGCGGTCGGGGGAGGTGGTGGTCACGGTCGCGTGGTCGTCGAGGGCGATGTCCCAGCCGCCGTGGTGGTGCATGGCGTGGTGGGCGGCGCACAGGGGGATCAGCCGGTGGATGTCGGTGTGCCCGCCGTGGTCCCACCAGTCGGCGTGGTGCAGCACGCACCAGGCCAGCGGCATGGCGCATCCGGGCCAGCGGCACCCGCCGTCTCGCACCCGGGCGGCGTCGCGCTGGTCGCGGCTGGCGTAGCGGCGGGTGCGTCCGAGCCACAGCGGACGGTGGTCGCAGTCGGTGACCAGCCACGCCATGTCGGCCTCGCAGCACAGCTGCTCCAGCGCCTGCGGGGGACAGGGCCCCCACCACGACAAGGTCGCGGGGTCGGCGGCGCGCCCCGCGCGCGCTTCCTGGGTGGCGAGTGGCACGACCGCGGTGATCTGCGGCGTGACCCCACCGTTGGCGGGTAGGCGCCCGCCGCGCAGTGCGATGTCGGCCAGCTGTTCGAGCGCGTCGGCCATGCGCTGGCCGTAGGAGCGGACATCGTCGGTGCCGTGGGGGGCGGCCAGGGCGTGCAGCGCCTCAGCCAGGCGTTCACCGGCCAGCTGGTGCAGCCGCCCTTGGGTGAACACCGACCCGTGCCCGTCGGGTGTCAGGGTGAAGGTGCGCTGTTCGTAGGCGCGGCGCCCGTCGCGGCGGGCTGCCGCGTCCGCGTCGGCGGCTGCTTGCAGGCGCCGACCCAGCTGGCGCACCTGAGCCGCGTCGCCGCGTCTGGCTTGGGCCAGCAGCGGCCGTTCGGCGTCGTGGGCGTCGGGCAGGGTCTTGGCGGCTTGGGTGATCGCGGTGGCGTGATCGACGCTGATGTCACCGTCGGCCAGCGCGTCCCGCGTCGACGACAGCCCGGCGTCCAAGGTGGTGGCGGTGTCGGTGTCCTTCTTGGCTTGCGTGGCGGTCATGCGCAGGTTGGACTGCAGCCAGCCCTGCAGGGACCGCTGACCCAACCGCCGGTGGGTCCCACGCCGCGCCATGGTCGCAACCGCCCCCAGCTTCGCCGCGGACAGCCGGTTCATCTGGGTGTCAAGCACCTGCACCCAGCGCGAGTCCTCCCCGGCGGGCAAGGTCGCCGCGTCGACCGCCACGATCGCGTCGACCACGGCCACCAGCGCGTCCAACAGGTCACCACCGCCGCCGCCGTCCCCGTCGACGCCCACCTCGGGACGCGCGTCGACATCCGAGCCCGGCTCCTGTGAACCAGTACGTAGTAACGCAGTCCGTGAACACATGTTCGAATCATGCCATGCCGGTGCGACACGCCGCCCGACCACGCCACCCTTGCGTGTGGACAGCTGTGGTCACCACGACCCAGTCCTGCGGCAGTCAGTGGTGCCTGCGATCCCCGCCCAGCCGGTCACTCGTCCGGCCACGCGGTCGCGGCGTGGGGAGGGGCCGCGGTGCGATCGGCAGGCTCCTCGGTCGGCCGGGTTGCGTCAGAATCATCAGTGGGCTGTTCGGGTTGGGACGTGCTGTCAGCCTCTCCCGCCGGCACCTCCTCGTCGTTGGGGCGTCGGCCGGAGGGATCGACATCCGGCACCGGCCGCTTGGTCCGGACGGTCGTTCCGGACTCGTCGACATGGACCAGGTACTGCGTGAGCGGGTACCGGTTGGCGATCGGGTTCCCGAACGGATCCCTCGGGTAGACGGTGTCGATGTTCGCGAAGCCGGCCTCGTTCAGGTCGCCGATCTCGATCGGGCGCCCGCGTCCGTCGTAGACGTGGACGTCTTCCAGCGGCTGGCCATCGGCGTCGAACAGGTAGAGGTTGGTGATCGGTTCGCCGTCGGGGTGCCGCAGGACGGGCGGTTGCAACGTCTCCTGCGGCACGTGCACGTCCGCGGCGCCCGTGACGCCACTCATCGCCTCGACCGTGATCAGGACCACAACGACCGCGGCCCCCAGATCCAGGGCTCTCCACGGTCGCCGATGGTCGCGTTCGTCCCGACCGACCTTGACGCTGGTAACGATCGCGGCTGCGGCCGCGATCAGGCCCAACGGTCCCCGGCCGGGGAAGGGGACCTGGCGCCACCACGGCCCGCCACCGATGATGAGGGAAACGCCAGCCACGACCGCCCATCCCCGCAGCGCCCACCACGCGGGCCGCAGCTGGGGCAGGAACTCCACGACCTCACGAACGACCGGCTGATCACGCAGCCGCTCGATCCGCACGGTGACCCACCCCGCTAGCCGACGCATCCGACGCCGTTTCGCGATCGCCGGTTCGGGCAGGCCGGCGGAGTGGCGGACCTCGGCCGCGTACGCCGCGGGATCGACGAGTTCCCGTTCGAGGCTGGCCTCGTCCTCAGCCGCCAGCTCCAGCAGGTGCTGCTGGAGATCATCGAGCAGGTCGGCGCGTTCAGCCGGGGGGAGGTCGTCGAAGTGATGCGCGACGTCGGCGACGAACTCGCTGACCCGGTCAGAGACGCCCGTGGTGGTCTTCATGCGGCAAGCCTCTCGGGCAGCAGGTGGTCGACGGTCTCGGCGAACCGACGCCAGTCCTTCGCAGCGACCTCCAGTTGATCGCGGCCGGCGTCGTTGAGGGCGTAGTACTTGCGGTTTGGACCCTCGTCCGACGGCTTGACGTAG is a window from the Actinomycetota bacterium genome containing:
- a CDS encoding HNH endonuclease, coding for MGVDGDGGGGGDLLDALVAVVDAIVAVDAATLPAGEDSRWVQVLDTQMNRLSAAKLGAVATMARRGTHRRLGQRSLQGWLQSNLRMTATQAKKDTDTATTLDAGLSSTRDALADGDISVDHATAITQAAKTLPDAHDAERPLLAQARRGDAAQVRQLGRRLQAAADADAAARRDGRRAYEQRTFTLTPDGHGSVFTQGRLHQLAGERLAEALHALAAPHGTDDVRSYGQRMADALEQLADIALRGGRLPANGGVTPQITAVVPLATQEARAGRAADPATLSWWGPCPPQALEQLCCEADMAWLVTDCDHRPLWLGRTRRYASRDQRDAARVRDGGCRWPGCAMPLAWCVLHHADWWDHGGHTDIHRLIPLCAAHHAMHHHGGWDIALDDHATVTTTSPDRATALRETASQARARHTGRADLTDLTHLTDLTHLTGRSDSADRVEPGDNGRSSTGGSGSGGTPRRGSPSRGSPSGERAGRDRVDDAAKFPGGPQQPLPEPGRPPLPEPSRSPPTCRSPDIRPAQP
- a CDS encoding 8-amino-7-oxononanoate synthase, with protein sequence MSPDDPLGWVPAELDALADADLLRDLRHLTGGPQPWIELQEPPEPGAPPRLLHLCSNNYLGLATDRRVAEAAADAAIAHGAGSGASRLITGGQAAHRELEATLADWKGEEAALLFSSGYLANLGVLTVTAGPGDTIVSDELNHASIVDACRLSRAEVRIYRHGDAEHAERLLADAPGRRVLVTDGVFSMDGDLAPLPALCDAAERHGAAVVVDDAHGTGVVGPDGRGTVAALGCEGRVHAVVGTLSKALGSTGGFVVGRAPLIRLLTNRARPFIFDTALAAPAVAAAACALRLARQEPQRRTRAVAHARGLAAGVTAAGLAVAEPHACIVPVVVGSNRATLDAMAALARRGVLAVAIRPPSVPEGTARLRATVMATHTDADIALAIDAFTDAVTATAA
- the bioA gene encoding adenosylmethionine--8-amino-7-oxononanoate transaminase, with the translated sequence MDHRTADLATRDHRYVWHPFTQQAAWVKDAPLVVERGEGCWLVTTDGRRFLDGNSSLWVNLWGHDRPELLAALHQQVDRLPHATFLGLTNPPAVELAERLVDLAPDGLTRVFFSENGAAAVEVALKMAFAFWRHRGEDQRRLFVCLDNAYHGDTLGAVSVGGFDTFHALYRELLFETRRIPSPYCYRCPLGLTHPDCGLACADALDDVLTRDGHLVAAVITEPLVQGAAGMITAPDGHLARLRDICDRHGVLLIVDEVATGFGRTGATFACDLERVAPDLLAVGKGLTGGYTAMSATLATEAIYEAFLGDPAQGRTFFHGHSYSGNPLAAAVANANLELLVAEDLPAIVRHKAAILADALAPTRDLPHVGDVRQRGLMCGIELVADRPTKTPFPPQLLAGKRVCEALVDDGIILRPLGDVVVLMPAPAMDDHDLSHLAAATTAAIDRVTRELAR